The genome window ATTCCAGTTTTGTACTTCCTGTATGGAAATCCATGTGCAGTTTCCCTCAAATGTACACAATTTGGTGTACAACATTTTCATTGCCTCCAGCCCCAAAGGAAATAAACAAGGCAGATGAGATGAGAGGAAAAGGATACaactttatcatcatcatcatagaactgtggagctggaggggaccctacggatcattgagtccagcctctgtcgaggagtggggaatcaaactcccaaattttggctctgcagccagagacctaaaccactggactATCCAGTATTTTGGGATATTGTCAACAGTTATTAACATTTTAATACCAATGTGGCTTCCTGATAGTGCTTAACTTAGGAAAAGGAGCAGGAGGCTCATCTTGCTCTCCTCTACTGGCCAACCTGTGCAAGCTCTCAGCCTTGAGGCCCACCTGTATCAGTCCCAGCCAGACAAATGTGGGGAGGTCTTCCCAGGTCACCAGCTACAATGCTGGCCAAGGAAGCCTCATAGGGTGTCCCACATCTGTGTCTCTCAGTCATGTTATTCAAGGGAACAATACCAGTCATGTTATTCATGGGCCCAGTCGCCAAACACTGCCCTCTAGAGTTCATTGGTTTCCATCCAGGCTTCCAACAGCCCCATCAGATTGTGACCATCTATTTGAAGCCACACTGTGTTCTGATCAGTCCATATGTTCTGTGGGTAATCAGAATGAGATGGGTAAAAAATTCCTGAGCCCCTTTTGTCAATTGGCAAACACATCCCCAAAATTCCTACCCCGCTGCAAAGTATCAAGGCAACCTCAAACTACACCTACTGGGTGGGTGGGATGAATGCAGGCCAGTGTTATAGCGGGGCCGGCCTTTGGAGCTGTGCTTTCCCCACCCATAATGCTAGCAATGTAGCAGCACTCTGCATTGCTATTGGGTCCTGCCTCTTTTCTCCGGTGAAGCAAGGAAGAAAAGGCTCCCACTCTTTCAACTGCTCAAGCAGCATCATTATGAAGCCAGcattttttgtgtgcatttttctggTGGGCTAACGCAAATGAAGGTCAAAGTAAGGGAAAGTCTATTCCTTGCAGTGAACATGTTCTCCTTCAATTAATGGGATTCCTTGAGAGATCTATGCCTCAGCAATCAAAATAAGTTCCAGTGATCAATCACACAACAAAGCAAAGCTAGGTGCAAGATAAGGAGGTAAGGAAATACATGTACAATgaaacatagattttttttaatgagagagAGCACCACTTCTATATACGTACTGTGTAGATTGTGCAATCTGATCCTTCTGTATATGCATTTGGTTGTATCTAGGTTTTGTACATTGTAATAATGTGAATTTTAGTTGTCACATAATTTTCCTTGGAACTGTAGTGATAATCTGAGGCAAGAGTTTTGTCCTGTTGCCCATCTCAGAGTACTGTACTTGCAAAATGGATCTTTTTTTGTACGTTGTTTCTAAACTCAACAAATTTATTTTCCATCTATAACAAGAATGAATAGAAGTAGaatgaatggaaaataaatatggaCCCCAAATACTAAAATTTACCAATGTGATAGTTTTCTTATTCTAAGAGTGAAACATGTTTACTAAGAAGTGAGTCCTCTGTTAAGTATGATGAGGTTTACTTTCAGGCAGGTGAGCATaggatttcatttatttttcatttattttatttatatcccgcctatctagtcaatagaccactctaggcggcttacaacaagggatacAACAATAAAAGGATTGTAGCTGTAAAGGAATAATTAACTTTAGCCACTATGAGATTTTGAGGAGGAAACGTTTCCTTGGAGAATTTTAGGACCTAGATTTTTCTGGTTTGCACCTCTTATAGCTTGAATAAAACAACAATGTTCCCTTTGTGTTTTGGGGGACCAGTTCATTGATATTAATGACAGATGTATATTGCTCTGATTCTTAAAAAGAAGGGGAGCTTTACAATTAGCAGGCAAGGCAATCACAGTACTTTAAGAAATGCTACTAATATGGACTGCATGGCGTGGACCTTCTGGCAGGCATCTATGGAATGTTAGCATGACTGCTATGCAAGAGCATAGAACATCGCGGCCCCCACCTGAAACATTTTCTGTCTTTGTTATATATACAAGGTGGTTCAGAGATTGCCAGTGATTTCATTCAGATGATCATGGTTAAAATGCTTGAGAACAAGTCTCAGATGCatgcttctcctctcctctttcataCACAAAGTGAGAAAAGGAGAAGCTTTTGCTTTCACTCTAGATCTAGCCATAGTTACACCAACCCATGGAACTGTGGTTTGTACTAACAAGCATACCTAATTCTGACAATGTTAGTAAAGGCCTTTTTCCAATAGGCACCTTATTCTGGAGGGGGAGGTAAGAAGATGGACTAGAGTGCTCTCTTGGCACCTATGTTGATGTATTTTAGTGTCAGGCAAAGATTTTCCTGTCTTCTCAGATCTTTCCACTTTCCTTTAATATCCTCTCACCTTACGTCAGCCACATGTCAAATTGttattaatattttgctctttgcttctgtggtgtgtgtgttttcctcggCTTTTAGCTTTTATTTGAGACAACCTTATCTTGTGAGTAGGTGAATTCTGGTTACCGCTGTTAGTAGATTTTATTAGCTctgctttttgaattttattgTGGTTTGAAATCCATTTCCTTGTTTTGAGAAGAACAGAATAAAGTGTTTATACATATATGTAACCTAAAgagttgtttttcttcattttctttcaggTCACATGTGGAAATTTAACCAGTGGTGGGAAATCAGAACTTCTAAAAACAGGCAGTTCAAAATCCACGCTAAAGCACATATggacagaaagcagcaaagacTTATCTATCAGCCGGCTGCTCTCACAGACTTTTCGTGGCAAAGAGAATGATACAGATTTGAGCCTGCGGTATGATGCCCCAGAGACGTATTCTGAGCAAGATCTCTGGGACTGGCTGAGGAACTCCACAGACCTCCAAGAGCCGCGGCCCAGAGCAAAGAGGCGACCGATTGTCAAAACTGGGAAATTTAAGAAAATGTTTGGCTGGGGCGATTTTCATTCCAACATCAAGACAGTCAAGTTAAACCTGTTGATAACTGGGAAAATAGTTGATCATGGCAATGGGACGTTCAGTGTTTACTTCAGGCATAATTCAACCGGCCAAGGGAATGTATCGGTGAGCTTGGTGCCCCCGACGAAAATAGTGGAGTTTGACTTGGCACAACAAACAGTGATTGATGCCAAAGATTCCAAGTCCTTCAACTGCCGCATTGAATATGAAAAAGTTGACAAGGCCACCAAGAACACCCTCTGCAACTACGACCCTTCAAAAACATGTTACCAGGAGCAGACCCAAAGTCACGTCTCTTGGCTTTGCTCCAAGCCCTTTAAAGTAATCTGTATTTACATTTCCTTTTATAGTACAGATTATAAACTAGTACAGAAGGTGTGCCCTGATTACAACTACCACAGTGACACGCCTTACTTCCCCTCAGGTTGAAGTGGACGATGTGTCTGAGACTGGaccctgggaaaaaaaataattaataaaaaataataatattaatttcaaaaaaataaaataaaaagaggtcaTATGACAGGGCTGTTACCTCAAAGAAGAAGGCCACATCTCTTGCCTGGAATGTGTCTAccctctgctgctgctgacaaCTGGCTGCAAATATGTTAGTGGAAACCAATCTAATGCCATTTCTGCCCAGTCAGCTCCATGTATATCAGTCCagttgtaaatcactgtggaTTTTAAATAACACTGCACACAGTTTTTCCCTCTCTCTATCTGCTTCCCTCTCTTTGCGGCTTGCATCTATTGAGATTCTTGTTGAGAAGGCTTTCATTGTCTGATATATAATGTTTCTGGATAACCTATCATCAAGCAAAAAGGATTAACTAGTCAAAGAATGGTTTCTTACACAGACTGTTATGGAAATCTCCTTTTAAAGTCTTGAATACATGATAGTCAATAATCCCCACTCATGCATTCTATCACTTGGAGTAGCTGTACTGGTAAATAATACTGTGTAGGAGTAAATGCTTGTTAAAATGGggcaagggaggggggaatgtcTGTATCTAGAGGTTGGTATTTTGCTTTACATGAACACAACAAAGTGTAGTGACTTTTCTCCAGCATACAGTGGGCACATTCAAGGTGGTAGGTGGTCATTTTTCTGCCAGGAAGGCCTGTTGAACTAATAAAGATGAGCAAACATTTGGAATTTACACATGAACAAACCTATGGTTTTATATTTGGGTACTCATCACTTCAAACATGTAGAGTCAACCGAGACCAACCAAGATGCTCTTCAAGCACCGTATAGGAAGGAAAATGCCTGGTAGGTGACATGTAAGTTGTAAGTGTCTGTCTTATCTTTATTACACAATATTGTAACAAATTCAATATCCTAGTCTTCATTTGTATGAATGGTTTGTATTGTACATAGTTTAACCTGTGTTATTTGAGCTGCTTATTAATATTAACTTGTAACTGTCTCTCTGCTTGTTAttggttaaaaacaaaaacaagggaaATGAGGAATCCATTTTATCAATGTAGCTGTAAACTCCATTTAAGAAGACAGAGTTCTGTACAAAGCATTTATTCCGCTAAAGTATTGTTGAAAGCTATACACTTACAACATTTACAGTCTGTCTGTATTTAGATCTTTTATTTCCAGGTGAAAACAGATTGAactgtacataaaataaaatacttaaatTCAAATTTCAATATGCACTCTGTAGATGGTGGTTTAAACAGTGCTAACAGAAGACAGACACGGCAAAGTTTGCCTTATTTGCACAATACATATGTTTAAGATTTTGTCATCCATTCTGTTCCCAATCAAAGTTAAGTGCTATGGATTTTGTGCATGATCAGAGTTTGAAAAAGCTTATCTTTTTTGGGTAACAGGACCTAGAATTATCTGGTCAATGGCAGAGCTGGCTGGAGGAATCTAAGAATTGCAGCCCGCactcccaaaagtaacttttgaaagctcTGTGCGATTTCTATAGAATTTTGGATTGGCCAGGATAAGTTAGGTCAAAACCAGACAGGGCAATGATATGTGATGAGAAGAACTTTGCAAAGGAAGGCTTGTGGCAGTGGTTTTCTATAAAGGAAAAGGTGTGGGGAATAAAAATGCAGCCTGAGCAAGTTGTATTGATTGTGTGAAGACACTCCCACCCATTTTCTcccatcccaccaccaccaccaccatattcAATAGCTTCCATCAGGCCTTGTTTTCCCCTACTGACACTGGAAGGACGTTAAATGGCTGGAGAGGAATACATTTCAACACAAGCAAAGTGTGGTTACACAAGACCAAAAGTGTATTTGAATTGgctttagcatgttttaaattgatatttAAAAGGTGATTACACAATGCACATGGAGGTTCAAATTTTTTTCCTCtgagaaatgtttttgttttgttttgttagaaaGAGAGGTATTCTACTGGGTGGCAAAATGGTcgtttattttaactcacttaTTGAATTGATTtaatttgaatcattttggcatatgcGAATGGTTCTGTGGCACCCCTTTGTCTCCCAGGAAACAGATGTAGCATTCTTAAAGGGATAAGCAGTTTGCTCGCAGACCATCTTACCCGCTCTCCACAACTCCAAAGACCTTTCCGCCTACTTATATAGCAATATGTCAGTCACAAGTCTCATTTCCCTgtctgagtctctctctctgtctcctgcaGCAATCCATAATGATATGCCAGTTTGAAatagataataataaaaaaaataacgcCACAGCAGAAGAAGTAAATGGCCAGTGCAAGGACAGTTGGTCAGGTGCAGGACAAAGCGTCATTTGCAACTATTTTTAAAGCTCATATAGGCTCCTCAGccaatatacaacacagcttaaaaatggattaaaagttttcccaagaggacccACATAGCAATCCAAATACCATGTGATTATCACATGACTTTAACCCGATTTCAAAACCTAATCCAGCTgctgattcattttcatagtgtaaccatgTTCACAGACAGGCAAAAAAGGACCAGTATTTCCATATGCTATTCCAATTGATTTCCAGGACAAATGCAACTGAAGAGCACAGATTCATCTATGCAACCGCTGCTAGGATACCTCCTTGAAAATACCATCGTAAATAAGTAGCTGCATCTTGCAGGCCATTAAGGTTAGCAGATTTTCACAAAGTCCTGGTGACTTTAAGTGTACAAACGCACACTACAAAACAAGAATTGTGATGAGGATTGTCTTCAGCAACATATCCACAAAATCCTATTCATTGTACTTGTATCCTTCCCCTCTCTTTATGGTCATaataaccttgtgaggtaggctagGCTGACCTTATGGATGAATCACTCAAAATATGCCAATGAGCCTCATGGAATTTAAATCTAGGCAAACCTTTATAAAATTCACTTGCAATTTaacattaaatatattaaaaatgtattatgtGACAAGAAATTTGAAAATTTCTTGTTTAAGctgatgaaaacatttttttatctttttatccttATGAAAAACCCACAGACCTCTTCTTTATACCTCCTCAGCTTGGGAACCACAGTCTGGGTATTTCAGCCAAACCTACTCCTTCCTCTCCATCAAACTGGAGAAAATGTCAGAGACATCTGACAGTTGGGGCTTTCCACTTGTGAATTATGTACTCTACTGGTAACTGGAAGGCTATCTTTATCATGCACAGAATGGCTTATAGTTGATAGCAATAAATTAAACCTAAAAATATCATGAAAGGAATAAGATGTTGCTTTTTTCAGTCTCAAGTTTATATCCATGTTTTCATTACAGGAGAAATGCCACAACGTTCCTGTTAACACAATAATGTAACTCCTCATCTCCCCAACAGCAAAGTAGTTTTGGGCTTTGGGAGGACATATATAGAGGTTTATTCCCTCTGTGTCATCATTCATATTGGTGCTCAAAGCTCGAGCAGCTTATGTTGGCAAAATCCAAACTGTGTGCTGAAGTTTGCCTTGAAAACGTCAGCCATGCTTGCTTGCATCTACCAATTGATGCTTCTACTAATAATGCAGTCCAATATTATTTCTGATAGGGGTGGGATTTTCACATGTTTTGCACTACAAATAATTCTACTTTCTGGAAGATTACCTGACAGATACCTTAATGTGGCTCACCTGAATGGTTTTGAGGCCTAGCTAGACCCAAGATTTTTATTCCTGTGCAAGCTGGATGCCTTCCTTCTGAACTGAACCTTGTGATGCAGTGAtaaaaccgctgtactgcagccaaaactgtgctcacaatctggggttcaatcccaagtagccggctcaaggttcactcagccttccatccttctgaggtcagtaaaatcagtacccagcttgctggagcaggacaatgtatagcctgcataattaacttgtaaaccacccagagagtgctttaagtataaacagcacacttttaattaaaaaacaaacaaacaggaaactaCACTTAGCTAGACCTCTAAAGCTTTCCATTTTAGGCCTTTGTCCCATAtcagccacatttagatgtcagGTAGAAATCTCAGAAAGGttaattatggaatttgtagttctttttcttttctttttttaaaaatctaatccaTATGCATCACTTAGGGGCATATTAATTTCAGTTTATCTTTTATTCAGTTTTAGTTTTGTTTCATCCTGAACTTTTGAGAGAGTTTTAAAAGTTTGCATGAAAATGTATACATGTGTTTCTCCTAATACATGCATTTCTGGGTGCAGTTTTACTACATGTCTACATTCTCTATGAACCTGATGTAATCCATTCTCTACTTTATTTGTACTAACATAAATATTTTAGGTGCAGTTTTGATTGGACAACTCCAATGCAAAATTCAGAGATGTGCAAATTTGACAAGATTTTTTGAAAAGCTTTTGCCAATGGCATTAGACTGAAAGCACACATTTTTAACAAATTTGCAATCAAATGCAAACCTATAAACATTTTTCACATTCCTCTCCACCGCTATAAGGTTTTCCCACAGCTTGGCAACATCTTGGCTGTGGCATTATCCCAAGGAAGGATTATGGGTTCTGTGGGATCCCTTGATATAATCCAAATATAAtccaaatgtaaaaataaaagagaatctTCTGGAATCTATCATGGTtcacaagaaagaagagaaggcgACATCTTGGGAAGTGTTACTAAGCTATCTTGCAGCTATGTGTAGGAAATTTGCCTATTGTTTTggaaactgaaaatatttttctgtgtgaaCATTTATGTTAAAGTGGGATGTCTGCCTCTGAGGGACGTATGTTTCAGATTTTTTGGATAACAGTACTCCTTTCCAGGAGTTCCCACTGCCAGCCCAGAATGTACAGgcacctaaattgtgctcacctggagagagGGTCCAGCAGGCAGCCTTCAAGCCTAACTTCCAGTTTGAAACAAAAGCTTCCCAGTAACCTTTGCTGCAGTTTCCTCTTCAAACAGGAGGTTAGGCCTATCAAGTCCATGAATCTTGCCCGTTGGGTCTTCACTACAATTGACCACAATTTGGGTGTTGATAAGATTTGGGTCCTACAGGTGGGACTCTGAGAAAGGGGAATTATGGgatatatagtaaaaaaaaagtcaaaatgcacatccctagtaCCTCTAGTTCTCATTTAGAAATGAAGCTTTATTTCAAGTATATTGAACTGCTCAGAAGTCATAAAATTAGAGGATCAGGCTATTTAAGCCTTTAGCAAACATcttgtttttaacatttcttaTTTTCTAATTTGAAAGGTTCTCATAATATGGATGCTTTACAGATTATAAAGTGAGGTTAATAAAAAGATTGTTGTAACCACATCTGACCTGGTTCTATAGATTAGGTGAAGTGATTTACAATGATTCAATGATGAAGCAATAATTCAGATGAAGAATATATCTGCATAACAAATGAGTTCATTATTTAACCTTCAGAATAAATTATCATGATTATA of Pogona vitticeps strain Pit_001003342236 chromosome 6, PviZW2.1, whole genome shotgun sequence contains these proteins:
- the NXPH1 gene encoding neurexophilin-1 isoform X1, with amino-acid sequence MLPLCPHGCCLHSAALSKAITAKGNFWQATRVGPRSGPRARQLSNAPSGLLFLQNNSGSVSLTGEEGTRKQLSRVTVTCGNLTSGGKSELLKTGSSKSTLKHIWTESSKDLSISRLLSQTFRGKENDTDLSLRYDAPETYSEQDLWDWLRNSTDLQEPRPRAKRRPIVKTGKFKKMFGWGDFHSNIKTVKLNLLITGKIVDHGNGTFSVYFRHNSTGQGNVSVSLVPPTKIVEFDLAQQTVIDAKDSKSFNCRIEYEKVDKATKNTLCNYDPSKTCYQEQTQSHVSWLCSKPFKVICIYISFYSTDYKLVQKVCPDYNYHSDTPYFPSG
- the NXPH1 gene encoding neurexophilin-1 isoform X2, whose translation is MQPVYWYAVLLLQPALYLVTCGNLTSGGKSELLKTGSSKSTLKHIWTESSKDLSISRLLSQTFRGKENDTDLSLRYDAPETYSEQDLWDWLRNSTDLQEPRPRAKRRPIVKTGKFKKMFGWGDFHSNIKTVKLNLLITGKIVDHGNGTFSVYFRHNSTGQGNVSVSLVPPTKIVEFDLAQQTVIDAKDSKSFNCRIEYEKVDKATKNTLCNYDPSKTCYQEQTQSHVSWLCSKPFKVICIYISFYSTDYKLVQKVCPDYNYHSDTPYFPSG